The genomic interval CATATAACAGATTTAAGACTTCCTCTCTAGCTTTTATTGCAGCCTGTGGCCTTGATGGAGGGTCTCTTCCACAATGGTCAATGCTGCCTCCAGGAAAGAAAGTGAGAGACACAAATTTTAATATTGTAGCCAACAGGAATAGGCAGGCTGGCCACATGTAGTAGTGGTCAAAGGAGATTTGGGAGAATTCCACTTATGTTGTGTCCTTAGAAAAGAAAGTATAGGGAAGTTTCCTTGATGTGAATGTAGACTGCAATCAATTGCCTGGTATTGTCTTCTGCCTGTCACAGATCCCTCTTCTAGATGGTTCTCTCTGTAGCTTTTTCAGGCCATATCACTTTCtaatgtacaatttattattgttacacagtatttatatagcaccgacatattacgcagagctgtacaagtccatagtcaaatcactagctgtccctacctcaaaatctaatgtccctacttcagtcatatgtctttaccatagTCTAACGTCAATTTATGGAGGAatccaactaacctaactgcctgtttttgaaatgtgttaGGAACctgagtaccccgaggaaacccacgcagacacgaggagtacctgcaaactccatgcagggctgcaaaggccagagtactaaccactgagccactgtgcttccCACAATAGTTCTCCACATCTTTAATAAAACTTGAATCTCAGATCATAGATAACACAGCAGCTGTCATATATGAAGGCACAAAAATCTCTGTAATGTCTAACCTATCATGCATCCCTCTGAGATGTGATATCACCAGAGGACAAGGTATAAGTCGTCCTTGCCCAAGAAAGCTAAATGGTTCTTTAAATAAACGTAGATATTTCTAAACCAGAAGGAAAAAAGGCAAGGAGTTAAGAAAAAGGGGTAAAAATTTGTTAAAAGGTAGGTTTTATAATTCCACCATATGCCTGGGATTCCCGGTTGACACACATTATTGAATCTTTATTACTTACAGTACAAGATTATTCAATTTTTGTGATCAGTGTAAATGTGATTTGTTCATTAACTTGATGtttagtaaattaaatgtattgtttccaTTTTACAGACTTGTAAAGAAACAACAGATGTCAGTGCACTCACTAAAGCTGCAGATTTTGTCAGAGCATTTATCCTGGGATTCCAGGTGGAGGTAGGTTCTCTTTATATAGTTATTGGAGACTGCAGGGGCGGCCTGTCATACTGTGCAAAGACGTCACCATCTACAGTGGGTGTAAAGGAAACAGACTTACCAGGGCTGATTACTGATGTGAAAATGCTACTTCTTGGTTGTCAAGCTGACCTTTTGGTTTGAGTTCTCCAAGTTACTGACTGCTACACATGTGCAGATCTGAAGCTCCAACCTCAATTGCTGTATGCTTGTACTAAGCCAGAGACAGCCAACCAACTAGCCAGTCTCAGTTGCCACCCTGCTTATAGTTACCTGTTCCTTTCCACACCCCTATGGTCCACTTGGCCTATCAGTATGATGGTGTCACTTACTAGCCTATGGGACCTTTGAAAATGTGCGGGTTTGTGCAGCAATGTCTAATAGAACCTCAGCAGGTTGTGTTTTCTGGAgtgaaaataaacagtttttttaataaaaagaataaaaaaaaattaccaaaaattgaACACTTACAGTGGTTTATCCCTCCTAAAGTATTAGGGAATTGgctggaaaattacatttaattatgtaGCTTTTATAAACTAgaatacatatttttcatttaaaatgtattagtaaatTATAGGAGAAACAAGCATTAATCCGGAAATAGTTAGTTTAATTTACCTGTTCCAAATGAATGGTGCAACACCTGTTATGTGACCATAGGCCATCATAGGCATTCAgcagcagtgttcaacccagaaatattttgaagctgggtgggaagaaattgtaggtgggtgacagcccctttattgtgacccaactcatcagtaaccacccaaaaacagccgggtggttacttaGAAATGCCAGGTGGTGGGCCCAGCTaaaggggagaacactgtgtgcaGTTATTAGTTCAAGAGAAGTGGCAAATACTTGTTTTGTATCTGCTTTCATCCTCAAATTTCAAAGCAGATGTGCTTAGGGTTGTCTTTGCAGCTCGAATCAGCTCACTCTGCTCCGCGCTCGCAGCAGTGGCCCAGTAGCCTTTCAATTGTCAATTGTGAATTTTAAGGATGCATTGCTCTATTGTACCTACAGTTACTGAGGTTGAGGGCTTATTAAATAATGATTAGGTGATATTTAGGGCAAGGGTGGTACCTGTGTTGGagaatatttgtgtttaaaaactttttttctctcattttagGATGCCTTAGCTTTGGTTCGTTTAGATGACCTCTTCTTAGAAACGTTTGAAGTCACAGATGGTAAGCTGCACACATTTCCTGTTCTGTATTTACGCAGTAGCCATGTGACATGAATTGTGTTGTCTAGTGCAGTCCACACATTTTAGTGGCTCAATCATAAGTCTAGAGGGTTTCTCAGTATTACTCCAGTGGGTTTGAACCTAGGATGTTAATGTTGCATTAAAGAAATCCACAACAATTGCTGCCATTTATCTTCTACGTGGAGGGTGTTGCAGTTTTGTTATAACATGTATTCTTTCTGTTCTAGTTAAACCTTTAAAGGGAGACCATCTTTCTCGTGCAATCGGCAGAATAGCTGGAAAAGGAGGAAAAACAAAGTTCACCATTGAGAATGTTACGAGGACCAGGATAGTTCTTGCTGACTCGTACgtatatacttattttttccaTAACAGAATAGCTCCTTTGGTCCCTCCTTGAATAAATGGTGTTTACTTGCACCTTTTGTCTTGAGCTACGTATATACCCTAGATgattcatctcaggtgaaaatgtagtgtgtacagcggtcccctgatgtcttttttttcgttctatcctggtggatcaatgaatgaccaagcAGGGACGACCCACCAGGACAGAGTGATAAAAGATATGTAAAGCTATTTGCAGTAATGACCACAATAGGGGATGTGCTTTTTAGTCTGACTCTTGACTAAGGGCAGAATGTGGTCTTGTGAATACGTGCTGTAGTAATCAAGTTTTTGAGGCAATTCTCACTGTACAACCTTGTGAGTGTTGCCAGGGGCACAAAACCTTGTCCATGCAGTAACAGTCCTATTGTGTTGCGTGCTTGTTTTGTGTTGATGAAGATTGAAGATCGTTCCTTACAGGAGACTTTCCCATGACCATAAATGGtgtggagagctttaggaaacaTCTAGGAAGCTCTGGACCGACCTGACTTTTCGTTTTTCCACATAAATCTTTTACATTGAAAGCTATAATCTCCAGCTTGCATGTTTCTTGTAGTAAATGCACATCTACAGCAGGTGAGAGGCTTGTAGCACTGGAAAGTAATTCATATGTCCAGTGTCAGAAGAATTACTTCTATTCTATCTCTAAATACTTTTTGGATCCACCATCAGAGGACGGATTATTAATGGGTCATGTGAAAGGAAACTAGAAGAGGAGTTAGGCTGCCCATAGAAACTAGATTACAGGAAAATCTTGCCCTAACATAATTCCCATTTTTATGGTGTTTGTATAGAAAACTGGTGGGTAATCCCAAAGTTGGAAATGTGGTTTTATTTCCATTAGACTTATACTACTCCAGTTACTGTCTGTGCATTTACTGGGGGGAGTTGTGCTAATGGTAAGAATAGGCACCTGAACTCCTCTGTCTTTAGCCTAAAacagtgttttctgtttttcattgtcCTTTTCTAGCAAGGCAACCAACATAGCTGTAAAGTAGAATTTAGGCAAACATTTGATGTGGAATTATAGCTTTATGATCAGTTagattttgcagaagggacacacTGCCTGAAAAGTTGATCATCCTTGCCTAGGCAAATCAAGACAGCTGAGGATCAGAACCTTAGAGAGAATAAGAACTAAAActtatcaggcaggtaaagttattttattccagaaggaaatataacattttaaagactAAAGTTACCAAGCCCATCCATATAGTCAATACCATCATTTTAATCTATGCTGCATGAACGTAGATCAGTAAACTCATTGTTTTCCATCATTTTATTTGGACAGAAAAATACACATCCTGGGATCATTTCAAAATATCAAGATGGCCAGAACAGCAATATGTAACCTCATCTTGGGTAAGTGTAAATGTTGCTGCATAGTGCAATTCTTTTAGGTATGACTATAAAggtttaatatgaaaaaaacactttttaacctTTTGTGCATCTTTCTATCCAACAGGAAGTCCACCATCTAAAGTATATGGAAACATTCGGGCTGTGGCAAGCAGAGCAGCAGATCGTTTTTAATGTGGCAGAGTGGCTGGCACCATGTCTGGATTGCTGCTAACCCCCAATCTTTTGCAGAGGGAAACCTGTTGCCCGTTGTCAGTTCAGCTCTCAGGATTTCAAAGCGTACAGATGAAGACGTAACCTTGTTTAAACCTAAAAGGACTGGCAGTCCGTAATGAACCCGGATATGTTGTCTTCATTACGTACGGTTTTGGAACTAAAATAAATGCTGATGGACGTgacaaattaatttaaatgtgcaaaccTAAACCCAGTACTTCTCAGCTTCTTCTTGGTGTTCAGTGTTGGTGGGAAAGAAGAATACTGTGTGATCCAAGAAACCTAAAGACAGCAGTCTGCTGATGACATGTCTATGATATATATACCACATTTAAAGTTGAGGAGATAAGACACcttattgcagctctgtattcattaatacattattaaatgtatttttaatgcaagtgttgtaagtaaatgaaTCGTATCTGGTAATAGCGTGTTGCAAGCTACTGCACAACTGAGTTCCAAGTggaagagagaagcagcacatgaACCCAATTTCTTGTATGGTAGTGCAAGGAGAATTCTGATTAGAAGGGATATATAAATTTATCAAGGTGCCATTTCTCCTTTTACAGTCCACACTGTGGCAGGGACAAGACTACTAAGTgttacagcagagaaaaatcagggcTGCTGTGTACATTTCACAAATGgctggatagaaatacaaatattttggtggGGAAAAATGAATCGTATACATCTTTCACCTTTGCAATTGACTGTTATGGAGATCAGCTTcatgttttaaatgcatttttgcaaAGCTACATTCACACATATGTGAGAAGACATGGTAGTAAAATACAGGTTACCATGTTTTTCAATAATGGGGCTTCATGTAATACACAGTACATAAAACACTAGGGGGCTTGAATTCTTTTCTAACTAGTATTACATACTATTTGCATGCTTGTGCAATGGCATTGCTCAAATTTCAGGGATGAAAGCAGGTGTTGACATTTTTACTTATAAGTGACTCACCCTACAGCTAAAACCCTCCCTCCCTGTTGTCATAAAGCACATTCCATTTTGGCCTAGTAAAAGCAAAATGGCTCATCTAGGTAACATTTGCTATTGAAGACTGTCAGTCAAAGTGTGtgaaaaaaagtcaccagaatACCAGGTAAGGTTAGAATTTTTAGTGAAGTGTATTGTAAAGTACGGTAACTTAATGATGACCGTTTTAGGCA from Pyxicephalus adspersus chromosome 4, UCB_Pads_2.0, whole genome shotgun sequence carries:
- the PNO1 gene encoding RNA-binding protein PNO1; translation: MSSTDKMEAESTAAATEETFTSVGSKKSRKRRAPDDKAMDTGEQPSKRPEFPQISGDKLMGDKEEMRKIPVPSHRYTPLKENWLKIFTPIVEHLQLQVRFNLKTRNVEIRTCKETTDVSALTKAADFVRAFILGFQVEDALALVRLDDLFLETFEVTDVKPLKGDHLSRAIGRIAGKGGKTKFTIENVTRTRIVLADSKIHILGSFQNIKMARTAICNLILGSPPSKVYGNIRAVASRAADRF